One Bartonella kosoyi DNA segment encodes these proteins:
- a CDS encoding site-specific DNA-methyltransferase, giving the protein MHYNKQKLELTWIGKEERPKLEPHVLLEDLEKSYHASHQISSQDIFYNKLIFGDNLLALKALEQEYTGKVKCIYIDPPYNTGNAFEHYEDGLEHSIWLSLMRDRLELLHHLLADDGSIWISIDDDEQAYLKVMMDEIFGRQNFINNVIWQKKYAPQNDTKWFSDNHDFIMVYAKDKTIWRPYLLPRSSAMDARYKNPDNDPRGPWKSGDLSVKRVTPKDIYEIITPSGRKVMPPHGRSWAISEKKFSELLKDNRIWFGPTGSNIPSLKRFLSEVKNGMVSMTIWPYTEVGHNQDAKREVKAFNSDDVFTTPKPERLIERIIQLATNPGDLILDSFAGSGTTGAVAHKMGRRWIMIELGEHCHTHIIPRLKQVIDGTDQGGISQSINWQGGGGFRYYRLAPSLLQKDP; this is encoded by the coding sequence ATGCATTATAATAAACAAAAATTAGAACTTACCTGGATTGGAAAAGAAGAACGTCCCAAATTAGAACCTCATGTCTTATTAGAAGATCTTGAAAAATCTTATCATGCCTCGCATCAAATATCATCGCAGGATATTTTTTATAATAAACTTATTTTTGGTGATAATTTGCTTGCACTCAAAGCACTTGAACAAGAATATACAGGAAAAGTAAAATGTATCTACATCGACCCACCTTATAATACAGGCAATGCCTTTGAACATTATGAAGATGGTTTAGAGCACTCCATATGGCTCAGTCTTATGAGAGACAGGCTGGAATTGTTACATCACTTGCTTGCGGATGATGGAAGTATCTGGATATCCATTGATGATGATGAACAAGCCTATCTTAAAGTAATGATGGATGAGATTTTTGGTCGCCAAAATTTCATCAACAATGTTATTTGGCAAAAGAAATATGCTCCACAAAATGATACAAAATGGTTTTCCGATAACCATGATTTTATAATGGTTTATGCCAAAGACAAAACGATTTGGCGCCCTTACTTGCTTCCTCGTTCAAGCGCTATGGATGCACGCTATAAAAATCCTGATAATGATCCGCGTGGTCCTTGGAAATCTGGAGATTTATCTGTAAAAAGAGTAACGCCTAAAGATATTTATGAAATCATCACACCTTCTGGACGAAAAGTGATGCCTCCTCATGGTAGAAGTTGGGCTATAAGTGAAAAAAAATTCTCTGAATTATTGAAAGATAATCGTATTTGGTTTGGTCCAACAGGAAGCAATATTCCTTCTTTGAAGCGTTTTTTATCAGAAGTAAAAAATGGTATGGTTTCAATGACGATTTGGCCTTATACGGAAGTAGGCCACAATCAAGATGCCAAAAGAGAAGTCAAAGCTTTTAATTCTGATGATGTTTTTACAACTCCCAAACCTGAACGGTTAATAGAACGCATCATACAACTTGCAACGAATCCCGGTGATCTTATCCTGGATTCCTTTGCAGGTTCTGGCACGACTGGCGCTGTTGCTCATAAAATGGGACGCAGGTGGATTATGATTGAACTTGGTGAACATTGCCACACCCATATTATCCCTCGTTTAAAACAAGTGATTGATGGAACTGATCAAGGGGGAATTTCCCAAAGTATCAATTGGCAAGGTGGCGGTGGATTTCGTTATTATCGCCTTGCTCCTTCTCTGTTGCAAAAAGATCCATGA
- the sodC gene encoding superoxide dismutase family protein encodes MKKILFSLFVFISFIIYKNSALALSTKVNIYKLEDNNSKKAIGSIKIEENTYGLIFIPNLSTLPEGMHGFHVHVNPSCDTKDGVIAGSAGGHYDPEHTGKHLGPYNVDGHLGDLPALYVDKQGYATMSVLAPRLKKISEITGRSLIIHLGADNQSDKPLPLGGGGARLACGVIE; translated from the coding sequence ATGAAAAAAATATTATTCTCATTATTCGTTTTTATATCATTTATAATATATAAAAACTCTGCATTAGCACTATCAACAAAAGTAAATATTTATAAACTAGAAGATAATAATTCAAAAAAGGCTATTGGTAGCATTAAAATCGAAGAAAACACATACGGTTTGATTTTTATCCCTAATTTATCGACTTTACCAGAAGGGATGCATGGTTTTCATGTACATGTAAATCCTTCATGTGATACAAAAGATGGCGTAATTGCTGGAAGCGCAGGAGGACATTATGATCCTGAACATACCGGAAAACATTTAGGACCTTATAATGTCGATGGTCATCTTGGAGATTTACCTGCACTTTATGTTGATAAACAAGGATATGCCACGATGAGCGTTCTTGCTCCACGATTGAAAAAAATCTCTGAAATTACAGGACGCTCATTAATCATTCATTTAGGGGCAGATAATCAATCAGATAAACCATTACCCCTTGGCGGAGGTGGTGCACGTCTGGCGTGTGGCGTTATTGAATAA
- a CDS encoding UbiH/UbiF family hydroxylase, protein MILEKKEYKAITVIGAGPVGMLAALRLAHKGISVFLIGPPALTDELRTTALMMPAIRTLQKLNVWNSLQKKAAALSSMRIIDITSRIVRAPTVHFSSAEIGEKAFGYNIPNVELNNALIDAVTQTPNVKRFVSEAKSFHHTKSHVSITLSDDRVIQAPLVIAADGRHSLTRAAAGITVKQWSYPQKALVLNFSHEFSHQNTSTEFHTEHGPFTQVPLPGRRSSLVWVVHPSRAEELLNIKSKEITKIIENQMQSMLGTLTLETSIQAWPLSGLLAHHFAANRTILVGEAAHVFPPIGAQGLNLGFRDVQTLIDILPNQISDSNSEMIVTQYNQYRKPDIFIRSGAVHTLNSALLSHTLPVHIMRSIGLGLLHNCSPLRNLFMREGMYPGYGFKKMMQIFPTKSPKQLY, encoded by the coding sequence GTGATACTTGAAAAGAAAGAATATAAAGCTATTACTGTTATTGGTGCAGGTCCTGTCGGGATGTTAGCCGCATTGAGGCTTGCGCATAAGGGGATTTCTGTTTTTCTTATTGGCCCCCCTGCTCTTACAGATGAGTTACGGACAACAGCTCTTATGATGCCTGCAATACGCACGCTCCAAAAACTTAATGTTTGGAATAGTCTTCAAAAAAAGGCTGCAGCTTTATCGTCCATGAGAATTATCGATATAACTTCTAGGATTGTGCGTGCACCTACGGTGCATTTTTCTTCTGCTGAAATTGGTGAAAAAGCTTTTGGCTATAATATACCCAATGTAGAATTGAACAATGCTTTAATCGATGCTGTTACACAGACGCCTAATGTTAAAAGATTTGTTTCTGAAGCTAAATCTTTTCATCATACAAAAAGCCATGTCTCTATTACTCTTTCTGATGATAGAGTCATTCAAGCCCCCCTTGTTATTGCGGCTGATGGACGGCACTCTCTTACGCGTGCGGCAGCAGGGATAACTGTCAAACAGTGGAGCTATCCACAAAAAGCTCTTGTTCTCAACTTTTCTCATGAATTTTCTCATCAAAATACATCAACTGAATTTCATACAGAACATGGTCCATTTACACAAGTTCCGCTCCCTGGGCGAAGATCCAGTCTTGTATGGGTTGTTCACCCTTCTCGTGCTGAAGAATTATTGAATATAAAATCAAAAGAAATTACAAAGATTATTGAAAATCAAATGCAATCAATGCTTGGAACGCTAACCTTAGAAACATCAATTCAAGCATGGCCGCTTTCAGGACTTCTCGCTCATCATTTTGCTGCGAATCGAACGATTTTGGTGGGTGAAGCTGCTCATGTTTTCCCCCCTATTGGAGCACAGGGATTAAATTTAGGATTTCGTGATGTTCAAACTTTGATTGATATTTTACCCAATCAAATATCCGATTCTAACTCTGAAATGATTGTTACACAATATAACCAATACCGTAAGCCAGATATATTCATCCGAAGTGGAGCTGTTCATACCCTTAACTCTGCTTTACTTTCTCATACGTTGCCTGTTCATATCATGCGCAGTATTGGGCTTGGTCTATTACATAATTGCTCACCATTACGTAATTTATTTATGCGCGAAGGAATGTATCCCGGTTATGGTTTCAAGAAAATGATGCAAATATTTCCAACAAAATCGCCCAAACAACTTTATTGA
- the pcsA gene encoding phosphatidylcholine synthase, producing MDEDFKNEDKKALKRKLTKKIKTNAKLLRHKKVTMPQAKAFSVHLLTASGSFLAFLSLISASQKEWTAMFCWLGLALLVDGIDGPIARKLDVKYILPTWSGELLDNIIDYVTYVLIPAFALYQSGFMGVGLSFALSAIIVISSAIYYADTGMKTKENFFKGFPVVWNMMVFTLFVVRPEEWITFIIIVLSAIISFLPIYFIHPVRVLRLRRINFPIFLLWCFFGVVAFFYQLEAPYWVKIGILITGIYIYCIGAIMQIFPQLGAKSIKKTID from the coding sequence ATGGATGAAGACTTTAAAAACGAGGATAAGAAAGCCTTGAAACGTAAGCTAACAAAGAAAATTAAAACAAACGCTAAATTATTACGCCATAAAAAAGTAACAATGCCACAAGCAAAGGCTTTTTCTGTTCATTTACTAACAGCTTCGGGATCATTTTTAGCGTTTCTTTCTCTTATATCGGCTTCTCAAAAAGAATGGACAGCTATGTTCTGTTGGCTTGGGCTTGCACTTCTCGTTGATGGTATAGATGGACCAATTGCGCGCAAACTTGATGTTAAATACATCCTTCCAACATGGTCTGGAGAGCTGTTAGATAATATCATTGATTATGTAACTTATGTTTTAATTCCCGCTTTTGCCCTCTATCAAAGTGGTTTTATGGGGGTAGGGTTATCGTTTGCATTGAGTGCAATCATTGTTATTTCATCAGCTATTTATTATGCAGATACGGGTATGAAAACCAAAGAAAACTTTTTTAAAGGGTTTCCTGTTGTTTGGAATATGATGGTTTTTACACTTTTTGTCGTAAGACCAGAGGAGTGGATTACTTTTATCATCATTGTTTTATCGGCCATTATATCTTTTTTGCCAATTTATTTCATCCATCCTGTAAGAGTCCTTCGTTTACGGAGAATTAATTTTCCAATTTTTCTCTTATGGTGTTTCTTTGGTGTTGTGGCTTTCTTTTATCAATTAGAGGCACCCTATTGGGTTAAAATAGGGATTTTAATAACAGGAATTTATATATATTGTATTGGCGCGATCATGCAAATATTTCCTCAACTTGGGGCAAAAAGTATAAAAAAAACAATAGACTAG
- a CDS encoding enoyl-CoA hydratase/isomerase family protein codes for MQIDFGAGNDISFTKAGCAGIIKLSRPLALNALNGRMVSAFKKALKTWETDNNISCVLIEGEGRAFCAGGDVVEIYHMGRSASAYQYFRDEYSLNAYIKRFSKPYISFLNGIWMGGGVGISLYGSHRIVTENTVFAMPEAAIGFFPDVGASFFLPSLPNHFGIYLALTGARIRWGDCLNLGLATHAVPEVKFDMIRKAVIEQGDPTLALNEHAITKDYETSHEIRCIVNTCFSAQTLEECLELLHKKSNEGILFAKECYNILQSRSPISLKVIWKQMRQNTAQTLEDCMKIENRIAHHMINAHDFHEGIRAMLIDKDKTPQWQPDKLSNVTDEMVNSYFQPIEQELLL; via the coding sequence ATGCAAATTGATTTTGGAGCAGGTAATGATATTTCTTTTACGAAAGCAGGGTGTGCTGGTATTATAAAACTCTCACGCCCTTTAGCATTAAACGCTCTTAATGGGCGGATGGTTTCCGCTTTTAAAAAAGCTCTCAAGACCTGGGAAACAGATAATAATATTTCTTGTGTCTTAATTGAAGGGGAGGGGCGTGCTTTTTGTGCTGGTGGAGATGTTGTAGAAATCTATCATATGGGGAGAAGTGCTTCTGCTTATCAATATTTTAGGGATGAATATAGTTTAAATGCTTATATAAAACGTTTTTCAAAGCCTTACATTTCTTTCTTAAACGGTATTTGGATGGGAGGAGGGGTAGGCATTTCTCTCTATGGTTCACATCGAATTGTTACAGAAAATACAGTTTTTGCTATGCCGGAAGCTGCGATTGGATTTTTTCCAGATGTTGGTGCAAGTTTTTTCTTACCATCTCTTCCCAATCATTTTGGCATTTATCTTGCATTAACTGGGGCTCGTATCAGATGGGGAGATTGTTTAAATTTAGGATTAGCAACACATGCCGTTCCTGAAGTTAAGTTCGATATGATTAGGAAAGCAGTTATTGAGCAGGGAGATCCTACTTTAGCTTTAAATGAGCACGCAATTACAAAAGACTATGAAACGAGTCATGAAATACGCTGTATTGTTAACACTTGTTTTAGTGCCCAGACATTAGAAGAATGTCTTGAATTGCTTCATAAAAAAAGTAATGAAGGTATTTTATTTGCTAAAGAATGTTATAATATTTTGCAGTCGCGTTCTCCGATAAGTTTAAAAGTTATCTGGAAACAAATGAGACAAAATACAGCTCAAACTTTGGAAGATTGTATGAAAATTGAAAACCGCATTGCACATCATATGATTAATGCACATGATTTTCATGAAGGGATACGGGCTATGTTAATCGATAAGGACAAAACACCTCAGTGGCAACCAGATAAACTTTCAAATGTAACAGATGAAATGGTCAATTCTTACTTCCAACCTATTGAACAAGAGCTATTATTGTGA
- a CDS encoding DUF6163 family protein, with translation MKNNSHKRISKINLIYNCYLRFLAFICLSLSILYWIRLVGVFPGVLWRFDLMPWQWQFASAILAILYPVALIGLWMYSLWGIILWCSAALIEIITLYYSNFVDQPFVPLFHGILFLVFVILQIMMIFFKRKKNKKNKEKYL, from the coding sequence GTGAAAAATAATTCACACAAACGGATTTCAAAAATCAACTTAATTTATAACTGTTATTTACGATTTTTGGCGTTTATTTGCTTGAGCTTGAGTATTTTGTATTGGATACGCCTAGTTGGTGTCTTTCCAGGTGTTCTATGGCGTTTTGATCTTATGCCTTGGCAGTGGCAATTTGCATCAGCGATATTGGCTATTCTTTATCCTGTTGCCTTGATTGGACTGTGGATGTATTCATTATGGGGTATTATTTTATGGTGTAGTGCAGCATTGATTGAAATAATAACACTTTATTATTCCAATTTTGTTGATCAGCCATTTGTACCATTATTTCATGGGATATTATTTTTAGTCTTTGTAATCCTACAAATTATGATGATTTTTTTTAAAAGAAAAAAAAATAAAAAAAATAAAGAAAAATATTTATAG